A genomic region of Methanobrevibacter boviskoreani JH1 contains the following coding sequences:
- a CDS encoding protein-ADP-ribose hydrolase → MNKEEKVDFLLNELISQLDEKIDIPKDYQSKRLLLRSLMNIRLPGPISKEFLEVQDELLSYETNSKNLISSDEIKETKRNPKIGIFHGDITVLKVDAIVNACNSKLLGCFIPLHSCIDNIIHSAAGIQLRYDCNKIMVKQGHDEKNGQAKITKGYNLPAKYVIHTIGPALAPGAKPNNKQKEELKSCYTNSLKVADEYNLKTIAFPNISTGVFNFPKEDAAKLAYEAVSTYLKNNPKTGIEKVIFDVFEDEQLRIYTELLED, encoded by the coding sequence ATGAATAAAGAAGAGAAAGTAGATTTTCTACTAAATGAATTAATATCACAGTTAGATGAAAAGATAGATATTCCCAAAGATTATCAAAGTAAAAGATTACTTTTAAGATCTTTAATGAATATTCGTCTACCAGGACCAATATCCAAGGAATTTCTAGAAGTTCAAGACGAGTTATTAAGTTATGAAACAAATTCTAAAAACTTAATTAGCTCAGATGAAATTAAAGAAACCAAAAGAAATCCCAAAATAGGAATATTTCATGGAGACATTACAGTTTTAAAAGTCGATGCAATTGTAAACGCATGTAATTCAAAACTTCTCGGATGTTTTATTCCACTTCACAGCTGTATTGACAATATAATACACTCTGCGGCAGGAATACAATTAAGATATGACTGTAACAAGATCATGGTAAAACAGGGCCATGATGAAAAGAATGGACAAGCAAAAATAACCAAGGGATACAACTTACCTGCAAAATATGTCATTCATACCATTGGACCTGCTTTAGCACCAGGTGCAAAACCGAACAACAAACAGAAGGAAGAGTTGAAATCATGTTACACCAATTCTTTAAAGGTTGCAGATGAATATAATCTAAAAACAATTGCATTTCCAAACATTTCAACAGGAGTGTTTAATTTTCCAAAAGAAGATGCGGCAAAACTTGCATATGAAGCTGTATCTACCTATCTGAAAAATAATCCAAAAACTGGCATTGAAAAGGTAATCTTTGATGTTTTTGAGGACGAACAACTAAGAATCTATACAGAACTACTTGAAGATTGA